A single window of Rana temporaria chromosome 1, aRanTem1.1, whole genome shotgun sequence DNA harbors:
- the LYRM7 gene encoding complex III assembly factor LYRM7 isoform X1 translates to MKALRLFKALHRTRQQVFQDDTRALEGARQRINAEFRKNKNETSPEKISELMKIGQDVEILLRTTVIQGVHSDSDRIVLRPRADVLLDNAPYCDTPKK, encoded by the exons GCTCTGAGGCTTTTCAAAGCATTGCATAGGACAAGACAACAAGTTTTCCAGGATGACACCAGAGCATTAGAAG GCGCAAGGCAAAGGATCAACGCAGAGTTTCGGAAAAACAAAAATGAGACTTCTCCTGAAAAGATATCAGAG CTAATGAAAATAGGACAAGATGTTGAAATTCTTCTCCGAACAACTGTTATTCAAGGTGTTCACTCAGATTCGGATCGAATAG TTCTGCGGCCACGAGCTGATGTCCTTTTAGACAACGCACCATATTGTGACACACCAAAGAAATAA
- the LYRM7 gene encoding complex III assembly factor LYRM7 isoform X2, protein MKALRLFKALHRTRQQVFQDDTRALEGARQRINAEFRKNKNETSPEKISELMKIGQDVEILLRTTVIQGVHSDSDRIGSSK, encoded by the exons GCTCTGAGGCTTTTCAAAGCATTGCATAGGACAAGACAACAAGTTTTCCAGGATGACACCAGAGCATTAGAAG GCGCAAGGCAAAGGATCAACGCAGAGTTTCGGAAAAACAAAAATGAGACTTCTCCTGAAAAGATATCAGAG CTAATGAAAATAGGACAAGATGTTGAAATTCTTCTCCGAACAACTGTTATTCAAGGTGTTCACTCAGATTCGGATCGAATAG gttcttcaaagtag